In Romboutsia lituseburensis, a genomic segment contains:
- the polA gene encoding DNA polymerase I, whose protein sequence is MDKKLVIIDGNSIINRAFYALPEMSNKDGLKTNAIYGFTTMLFKIIDTYKPTHISVAFDRKSPTFRHIEFEEYKAGRKKMPDELKVQFEPLKELLDKIKINRLELDGYEADDIIGTVSKLGEENGYKVYIVTGDKDAIQLASDKTTTLITKKGIGEVEEYDFEAVIDKYEMTPTQFIDLKGLMGDKSDNIPGIPGVGEKTGIKLIKEYSSIEGIIENIENLKGSIKKKVEENKDLALKSKMLATIVRDVPVDVKLEDLKYGDFDPNSVVEYFKYLGFTSLIPRIIEIDNKEEIDSNSYSFSIKKLEDIESFIKEVSDKKEILIKTVRKEGNILEKNILYMFVSTDGSNIYYIEEDSISILEEILSSEEIKKFGYNLKDDYIALKSYDIKLENMYFDITIAEYLIDSMSSTSYECSAIAMKYLTKRVKSSEELLGKGVKAKKYQDLEFDELSKHISQILTTVNDVNPIMESNLKEMEMDGLFYHIEMPLVEVLGDMEYEGVRVDKEKLSELGTEFKEVIKKLEKEIYDIAGEEFNINSPKQLGVILFEKLGLPVIKKTKTGYSTNADVLEKLKSQSPIIDKITEYRQIVKLNSTYVEGLLNIINPISNRIHSSFNQTITTTGRISSTEPNLQNIPVKLEMGRNIRKVFIADENCKLVDADYSQVELRVLAQMSQDENMIDAFKHNEDIHTKTASQVFGVDVKDVTSELRSAAKAINFGIVYGKSDFGLADDLNIPVKQAKEYIEGYFEKYDKIKNYMDQTIEKATEDGYVTTLFNRRRYIPEIKSSNFMERNRGKRFAMNAPIQGSAADIIKIAMVNVYKKLEEKKLKSKLILQVHDELIVESVKEELDIVKKIVRDEMENAVLMDVHLDVDLNIGDSWYETK, encoded by the coding sequence TTGGATAAAAAATTAGTTATAATAGATGGAAATTCAATAATAAATAGAGCATTTTATGCATTACCAGAAATGAGTAATAAAGACGGACTAAAAACCAATGCTATATATGGTTTTACAACAATGCTATTTAAAATAATAGATACATATAAACCTACACACATTAGTGTTGCATTTGATAGAAAATCTCCGACATTTAGACATATAGAGTTTGAAGAATATAAAGCAGGAAGAAAGAAAATGCCAGATGAATTAAAGGTTCAGTTTGAACCATTAAAAGAACTTTTGGATAAAATTAAAATTAATAGATTAGAGTTAGACGGATATGAAGCTGATGATATTATAGGGACAGTTTCTAAATTAGGTGAAGAAAATGGGTATAAGGTATATATAGTAACCGGAGATAAGGATGCTATACAACTAGCTTCTGATAAAACAACTACTTTGATAACTAAAAAGGGAATTGGAGAAGTAGAAGAATATGATTTTGAGGCAGTTATCGATAAATACGAAATGACACCAACACAATTTATAGATTTAAAAGGTTTAATGGGAGATAAATCAGATAATATACCTGGAATTCCAGGGGTAGGAGAAAAGACAGGTATAAAGCTTATAAAGGAGTATTCTAGTATAGAGGGTATAATTGAAAATATAGAAAATTTAAAAGGAAGTATAAAAAAGAAAGTAGAGGAAAATAAAGACTTAGCGCTAAAAAGTAAAATGCTTGCAACTATAGTAAGAGATGTTCCAGTAGATGTAAAATTAGAGGATTTAAAGTATGGAGATTTTGACCCAAATAGTGTGGTTGAATACTTTAAATATTTAGGATTTACTAGTTTAATACCTAGAATAATTGAAATAGATAATAAAGAAGAAATAGATTCAAATAGTTATAGTTTTAGCATTAAAAAACTTGAAGATATTGAGTCTTTTATAAAAGAAGTAAGTGATAAAAAAGAAATTTTGATAAAAACAGTTAGAAAAGAAGGGAATATACTAGAAAAAAATATTCTTTATATGTTTGTAAGTACTGACGGTAGTAATATATACTATATAGAAGAGGATAGTATAAGTATCTTAGAAGAGATACTTTCGAGTGAAGAAATTAAAAAATTTGGATATAATCTAAAAGATGATTATATAGCTTTGAAATCATATGATATAAAATTAGAAAATATGTACTTTGATATAACTATAGCAGAATATTTGATAGATTCTATGTCATCAACATCATATGAATGTAGTGCAATAGCTATGAAATACCTTACTAAAAGAGTAAAATCATCAGAAGAACTTTTAGGTAAAGGAGTTAAAGCTAAAAAGTATCAAGACTTAGAGTTTGACGAACTATCAAAGCATATATCTCAAATACTAACTACAGTAAATGATGTTAATCCTATCATGGAAAGTAATCTAAAAGAGATGGAAATGGATGGATTATTTTATCATATAGAAATGCCTTTGGTTGAAGTTTTAGGTGATATGGAATATGAGGGTGTAAGAGTTGATAAAGAAAAACTAAGTGAACTAGGAACTGAATTTAAAGAAGTTATAAAAAAATTAGAAAAAGAGATATATGATATTGCAGGGGAAGAATTTAATATAAATTCACCAAAACAACTTGGAGTGATTTTATTTGAGAAATTAGGACTGCCTGTAATTAAAAAAACAAAAACAGGATACTCTACAAATGCGGATGTTTTAGAAAAATTAAAATCCCAAAGTCCTATAATAGATAAGATAACAGAGTATAGACAAATAGTTAAATTAAATTCGACTTATGTAGAAGGGTTATTAAATATAATAAATCCAATAAGTAATAGAATTCACTCGTCATTTAATCAAACGATAACAACTACAGGGAGAATTTCATCAACAGAACCAAACCTTCAAAATATACCTGTAAAACTTGAAATGGGTAGAAATATAAGAAAAGTATTTATAGCTGATGAAAACTGTAAGTTAGTAGATGCAGATTATTCTCAAGTTGAACTTAGAGTTTTAGCTCAAATGAGTCAAGATGAAAATATGATAGATGCGTTTAAGCATAATGAAGATATACATACAAAAACAGCATCTCAAGTATTCGGTGTAGATGTAAAAGATGTAACAAGTGAGTTGAGAAGTGCAGCTAAAGCAATAAACTTTGGAATTGTGTATGGTAAAAGTGATTTTGGTTTAGCAGATGACCTTAATATACCAGTTAAACAAGCAAAAGAATATATAGAAGGATACTTTGAAAAGTATGATAAAATAAAAAATTATATGGATCAAACTATAGAAAAAGCTACAGAAGATGGATATGTAACAACTCTATTTAATAGAAGAAGATACATCCCTGAAATTAAATCTAGTAACTTTATGGAACGAAATCGTGGAAAAAGATTTGCCATGAATGCTCCTATACAAGGAAGTGCAGCAGATATAATAAAAATAGCTATGGTTAATGTGTATAAAAAATTAGAAGAAAAAAAATTAAAATCCAAATTAATATTACAAGTACACGATGAGCTTATTGTTGAATCTGTCAAAGAAGAGCTAGATATAGTTAAAAAAATAGTTAGAGATGAAATGGAAAATGCTGTATTGATGGATGTACACTTAGATGTAGACTTAAATATAGGTGATTCATGGTATGAAACAAAGTAG
- the coaE gene encoding dephospho-CoA kinase (Dephospho-CoA kinase (CoaE) performs the final step in coenzyme A biosynthesis.) — MLILGLTGNIGCGKSSLSNIFMNNNIKIIDADIISRQIFEDRDILQMVFNHFGDGIKNRDNTLNRKALGSIVFNNDKKLIELNELTHPQIYMKIVNQIKKYKLMEEKIVVIDAALLIEGGYLEIIDKLIVVICNKEEQIKRIQYRDACTREDAISRINSQIKQEEKIKFADYVIDNSGDINKLKLEAEKCIAYIKENWCE; from the coding sequence GTGTTAATATTAGGTCTTACCGGTAATATAGGTTGTGGTAAAAGCAGCCTATCTAATATATTTATGAATAATAATATAAAAATAATAGATGCGGATATAATATCTAGGCAAATATTTGAAGATAGAGATATTTTACAAATGGTATTTAATCATTTTGGAGATGGCATAAAAAATAGGGATAATACTTTAAATAGAAAAGCTTTAGGAAGTATTGTATTTAATAATGATAAAAAGCTTATAGAATTAAATGAGTTAACTCATCCTCAGATATATATGAAGATAGTAAACCAAATAAAGAAATATAAATTAATGGAAGAGAAAATAGTCGTTATTGATGCTGCATTACTTATAGAGGGTGGATATTTAGAGATAATAGATAAATTGATAGTCGTGATTTGTAATAAAGAAGAACAGATAAAAAGGATACAATATAGGGATGCATGTACTAGAGAAGACGCTATAAGTAGAATAAATTCTCAAATAAAGCAGGAAGAAAAGATTAAATTTGCAGATTATGTAATAGATAACTCAGGGGATATTAATAAGTTAAAATTAGAAGCTGAAAAATGCATAGCATATATTAAGGAGAATTGGTGTGAATAA
- a CDS encoding lytic transglycosylase domain-containing protein: MNKKNILIVLSIVLILFITILVESKTVHKIIYPKKYPEAVEKYSKEFNLEENLVYSIIKAESKFRENAVSYKGAKGLMQISDITRDWAKEELELSEVNIFDPDTNIRIGCWYLNKLFKEFGSLDLVIAAYNGGSGNVKKWLSDSDFSKDGEKLHMIPFKETSNYLEKVNKNYKNYNEIYGKEGIN; this comes from the coding sequence GTGAATAAGAAAAATATATTAATAGTATTGTCTATTGTATTGATTTTATTTATAACAATTTTGGTAGAAAGTAAAACAGTACATAAAATTATATATCCTAAAAAATATCCTGAGGCTGTAGAAAAATATTCAAAAGAATTTAATTTAGAAGAAAATTTAGTTTATAGTATTATAAAAGCAGAAAGTAAGTTTAGAGAAAATGCAGTATCTTATAAAGGGGCTAAAGGTTTAATGCAAATAAGTGATATAACTAGAGATTGGGCTAAAGAAGAGCTTGAATTATCTGAGGTAAATATATTTGATCCAGATACAAATATTAGGATAGGGTGCTGGTATTTAAACAAGTTGTTTAAAGAATTTGGAAGCTTAGATCTAGTTATAGCAGCATATAATGGAGGTTCAGGTAATGTGAAAAAATGGTTATCTGATAGTGACTTTAGCAAGGATGGAGAAAAGTTACATATGATTCCATTTAAAGAAACATCAAACTATTTAGAAAAAGTAAATAAAAATTATAAAAATTACAATGAGATATATGGCAAGGAAGGTATTAACTAA
- a CDS encoding ABC transporter substrate-binding protein produces MKKVKILPIVLVTLMIASGCSKSEKAETKESTVQSSLNSQEINLSMVKPITINPLLNKDKSVGYVMNLIYDGLFTIDENYNVVPQLVDTYQIAQDGTSVDMKLKDANWHDKTPVTSQDVDFTIRLIQKNPDSPYYELAKNISSVSIQSEKEFTIKFKQRYPFSIDTLIFPIVSENKIGSVNTKDANEIKKNLIGNGPYKIDKYEEREGIILSKNEDYYNELPKEVKDIKVGVVPDEDALVSMVMALESDIASISLNDLSKFYEKQFNLTTYEGRGYENIIFNYDNLYLRDVNFRKAIAHAINRERIVEEGYMSDATLSNFPLNSNSKYYDKNLKAIKYDKDKAKSYLEKVKPVTDEELKQLENKEKANTKASDTKQESKEVKEKDTKENKEKEETIDKEAQLKEKLSKIDLKILVNKNNTERVKSAHLTVENLKVIGIKSHIVELEGQALDDAISSKNYDLALVGWELSIIPDARDIINSSGYSDEKLVSDENSLISATTEEQISDVYKSMQKYINDNVIFISLAIRDEYIVTNRRVQGKISPNDFDVYEGITNLKTPEK; encoded by the coding sequence ATGAAAAAAGTAAAAATTTTACCCATAGTCTTAGTAACTCTAATGATAGCATCTGGGTGTAGTAAAAGTGAGAAGGCTGAAACAAAAGAAAGTACTGTACAAAGTTCATTAAATTCACAAGAAATAAATCTAAGTATGGTAAAACCTATAACTATAAACCCGTTGCTGAACAAAGATAAATCTGTTGGATATGTTATGAACTTAATTTATGATGGATTATTTACTATAGATGAAAACTATAACGTAGTTCCTCAGCTGGTAGATACATACCAAATAGCTCAAGATGGTACAAGTGTAGATATGAAATTAAAAGATGCAAATTGGCATGATAAGACACCAGTTACATCTCAAGACGTTGATTTTACAATAAGATTAATTCAAAAAAATCCAGACAGCCCTTATTATGAATTAGCTAAGAATATATCATCAGTATCTATTCAAAGTGAAAAAGAATTTACTATAAAATTTAAACAAAGATATCCTTTTTCAATAGATACGTTAATATTTCCTATAGTTTCTGAGAATAAGATAGGAAGTGTAAATACAAAAGATGCAAATGAAATAAAGAAAAATTTAATAGGTAATGGGCCTTATAAAATTGATAAATATGAGGAAAGGGAAGGCATAATACTTTCTAAAAATGAAGATTATTATAATGAATTACCTAAAGAAGTAAAGGATATAAAAGTAGGGGTTGTTCCTGATGAAGATGCTTTAGTTTCTATGGTTATGGCATTAGAAAGCGATATAGCTAGCATATCTTTAAATGATTTAAGTAAATTTTATGAAAAACAATTTAATTTAACAACATATGAAGGAAGAGGATATGAAAATATAATATTTAATTATGACAATCTATACTTAAGAGATGTTAACTTTAGAAAAGCTATAGCTCATGCAATTAATAGAGAGCGTATAGTTGAAGAAGGTTATATGTCAGATGCTACATTATCTAATTTTCCTCTAAATTCAAACTCAAAATATTATGATAAAAATTTAAAAGCGATAAAATATGATAAGGATAAGGCTAAATCTTATTTGGAAAAAGTTAAACCAGTTACAGATGAAGAATTAAAACAATTAGAAAATAAAGAAAAAGCAAATACTAAAGCTTCAGATACTAAGCAAGAAAGCAAAGAAGTAAAAGAAAAAGACACAAAAGAAAATAAAGAAAAAGAAGAAACTATAGATAAAGAAGCTCAACTAAAAGAAAAATTATCTAAAATAGATCTTAAAATACTTGTTAATAAAAATAATACAGAAAGAGTTAAATCGGCACATTTAACAGTTGAAAACTTAAAAGTTATAGGTATTAAGTCTCATATTGTAGAATTAGAAGGACAAGCTTTAGATGATGCAATAAGCTCTAAAAATTATGACTTGGCATTAGTAGGTTGGGAATTATCAATTATACCAGATGCTAGGGATATAATAAATAGTTCTGGGTATAGTGATGAAAAACTTGTTAGTGATGAGAACTCTTTGATAAGTGCAACAACTGAAGAACAAATAAGTGATGTATATAAATCAATGCAAAAATATATAAATGACAATGTAATATTTATTAGTTTGGCAATTAGAGATGAATATATAGTAACAAATAGAAGAGTTCAAGGGAAAATATCACCAAATGATTTTGATGTTTATGAAGGGATAACTAATTTAAAAACTCCAGAAAAATAA
- a CDS encoding heavy-metal-associated domain-containing protein produces the protein MNKKLLIEGMSCGHCVNHLKTALIEDIEGIDVLEVNLEGKYALVEMNNDVRHDELKKVIEELGFELKGIQ, from the coding sequence ATGAACAAAAAATTATTAATAGAAGGCATGAGTTGTGGTCATTGTGTAAACCATTTAAAAACTGCTCTTATAGAAGATATAGAGGGGATAGATGTATTAGAAGTTAACTTAGAAGGAAAATATGCATTAGTAGAAATGAATAACGATGTGAGGCATGATGAATTAAAGAAAGTTATAGAAGAATTAGGATTTGAGCTAAAAGGTATACAATAA
- a CDS encoding endonuclease/exonuclease/phosphatase family protein, with protein MFEVKYFPPKKEIKIVSYNIHSGLNKDMFPTLFDIIDFLRVSNSDIICLQEVNESAKAGFQVSSFKDELKMYSHFGANVVGLGSNYGLVTYSKYPIKSQNHIYLKSDREQRGMLHTVVNVEGRKLNIINVHLGLGEDERKVQLDELVGFINTLGNEPYIVVGDFNQGNMYIDDKILKDVAIELNKANVLTFATGLDRIDYIFVSPNVEVLDYDVLIKNMSDHYPIIAKIRI; from the coding sequence ATGTTTGAAGTTAAATATTTTCCTCCTAAAAAAGAAATTAAGATCGTAAGTTATAATATTCATAGCGGATTAAACAAAGATATGTTTCCAACACTTTTTGATATAATAGATTTTTTAAGAGTATCAAACTCAGATATTATATGCCTTCAAGAAGTAAATGAATCAGCAAAGGCAGGATTTCAGGTTAGTAGCTTTAAGGATGAGCTTAAAATGTACTCACATTTTGGAGCTAATGTTGTTGGATTAGGATCAAATTATGGTTTAGTTACTTATTCTAAGTATCCCATAAAGAGTCAAAACCATATATATTTAAAAAGCGATAGAGAACAAAGAGGTATGTTACATACAGTTGTTAATGTAGAAGGTAGAAAATTAAATATCATAAATGTACATCTAGGTTTAGGTGAAGATGAAAGAAAAGTGCAATTAGATGAACTAGTAGGATTTATAAACACATTAGGGAATGAACCATATATTGTTGTAGGAGATTTTAACCAAGGGAATATGTATATAGATGATAAAATTCTTAAAGATGTAGCAATAGAATTAAATAAAGCGAATGTTTTAACATTTGCAACTGGTTTAGATAGAATAGATTATATATTTGTTTCACCTAATGTTGAGGTTTTAGATTACGATGTTTTGATAAAAAATATGTCTGATCATTATCCTATAATTGCAAAGATTAGAATATAA
- the rsxC gene encoding electron transport complex subunit RsxC, whose amino-acid sequence MKLLTFRGGIHPPYKKEYSNQKAIEKAENPKVVYIPLQQHIGAPASPIVQVGDSVKVGQKIGEQQGFVSCNVHSSVSGKVIAIKEYEVAGGTGICVVIENDFLEEKHESVKPKGELENLTKEEIVSIIKEAGIVGMGGATFPTHVKLSPPPDKNIDVVILNGAECEPYLTADHRLMIENPEDVVFGLRVFMKALNVKKGYIGIEANKPDALDAIQKVAQQYKDIEVVGLEIKYPQGAEKQLIYACTGREVPSGGLPMDAGAVVNNVGTAAQVARTIKTGMPLIERITTVTGSCIKNPKNLITKVGTLVSEIIEQCEGFKEDKTVGKVIMGGPMMGIAQYTIDIPTNKGTSGILCLDEEESKTPKPQNCLRCGKCLSVCPAFLQPLYISAYSLKNDFENAQNYRALDCIECGSCSFVCPARRPLLQSVRNAKREIIANKRKQTTK is encoded by the coding sequence ATGAAACTCTTAACTTTTAGAGGAGGAATCCATCCTCCATATAAAAAGGAGTATTCTAACCAAAAAGCTATTGAGAAAGCAGAAAATCCTAAAGTCGTATACATACCACTCCAACAGCATATAGGAGCACCAGCAAGCCCAATAGTTCAAGTGGGTGATTCAGTAAAAGTAGGTCAAAAAATAGGTGAGCAGCAAGGATTTGTTTCTTGTAATGTTCATTCATCAGTATCAGGAAAAGTAATCGCAATAAAAGAATATGAGGTGGCCGGGGGAACAGGAATTTGTGTTGTAATAGAAAACGATTTCTTGGAAGAGAAGCACGAAAGTGTGAAACCTAAAGGCGAATTAGAGAATTTAACGAAGGAAGAAATAGTATCAATAATAAAAGAAGCAGGTATTGTAGGTATGGGTGGAGCAACATTTCCAACTCATGTAAAACTATCTCCTCCACCAGACAAAAACATTGATGTAGTAATATTAAATGGGGCAGAATGTGAGCCATACTTAACTGCAGATCACAGGTTAATGATTGAAAATCCAGAAGATGTAGTATTTGGACTTAGGGTGTTTATGAAAGCTTTAAATGTAAAAAAAGGTTATATAGGTATAGAAGCAAATAAGCCAGATGCATTAGATGCTATACAAAAAGTAGCCCAACAGTATAAGGATATAGAAGTAGTAGGACTTGAAATAAAATATCCTCAAGGCGCAGAAAAGCAACTTATATACGCTTGTACAGGTAGGGAGGTTCCTTCGGGAGGATTACCAATGGATGCAGGTGCTGTAGTTAATAATGTTGGTACAGCAGCTCAGGTAGCAAGAACTATAAAAACAGGTATGCCTTTAATAGAAAGAATAACTACTGTTACTGGAAGTTGTATAAAAAATCCTAAGAACTTAATAACTAAAGTTGGTACTTTAGTTTCAGAAATAATAGAGCAGTGTGAAGGATTTAAAGAAGATAAAACAGTAGGTAAAGTTATAATGGGTGGTCCAATGATGGGGATTGCACAGTATACAATAGACATACCGACAAATAAAGGTACGTCAGGGATACTTTGTCTAGATGAAGAGGAATCAAAGACTCCTAAGCCACAGAATTGTTTAAGATGTGGAAAATGTTTAAGTGTGTGTCCTGCATTTTTACAACCGTTATATATAAGTGCATATTCTTTAAAAAATGATTTTGAAAATGCTCAAAACTATAGAGCTTTAGATTGTATAGAATGTGGATCTTGCTCATTTGTATGTCCAGCAAGAAGACCATTACTTCAATCTGTAAGAAATGCAAAAAGAGAAATAATTGCTAATAAAAGAAAGCAAACAACTAAATAA
- a CDS encoding RnfABCDGE type electron transport complex subunit D — protein MNNKLIVSSSPHVRSNEDTSYIMKQVIIALLPATLGALYFFRLSALNVMFFCILGAVGSEFLYQKITKQESTIADFSAVVTGLLLAFNVPASLPWWMCILGSMFAIIVVKMVFGGIGNNFVNPALAARAFLLASFPVAMTAWTKTGVNWVSSGNIDAYTTATPLSFLKNGAQGIDALTNSGISLTDMMIGNIGGCIGETSVILILIGGLYLMYKGIINYVIPVCYIGTVFILSFILGGFDLNFAIYQLLAGGLMIGAFFMLTDYTTSPMTTKGQVIYAVLAGVIATVIRLYGGYPEGVSYSILLVNVVTPLIDKYVKNRVFGEVAK, from the coding sequence ATGAATAATAAACTCATAGTATCATCTTCTCCTCATGTGAGAAGTAATGAAGATACATCATATATAATGAAACAAGTTATAATAGCACTTCTTCCAGCAACATTAGGTGCTTTATATTTCTTTAGATTAAGTGCTTTAAATGTAATGTTCTTTTGTATACTGGGTGCTGTTGGTTCAGAATTTTTATATCAAAAGATAACAAAACAAGAAAGTACTATAGCTGATTTTTCAGCAGTGGTTACAGGGTTACTATTAGCCTTTAACGTACCAGCATCACTTCCTTGGTGGATGTGTATATTAGGATCTATGTTTGCAATAATAGTTGTAAAGATGGTATTTGGAGGTATAGGGAATAACTTTGTAAACCCAGCTCTTGCAGCAAGAGCATTTTTATTAGCATCATTTCCAGTAGCTATGACTGCTTGGACAAAAACAGGCGTAAATTGGGTTAGTAGTGGAAATATAGATGCATATACAACAGCAACACCTTTAAGTTTTTTAAAAAATGGAGCACAAGGAATAGATGCCCTTACAAATAGCGGAATAAGCTTAACCGATATGATGATAGGTAATATAGGTGGTTGTATAGGTGAAACATCAGTTATATTAATTTTAATTGGTGGACTTTATTTGATGTATAAAGGAATAATAAATTATGTAATCCCAGTTTGTTACATAGGAACAGTTTTCATATTATCATTTATACTAGGTGGATTTGATTTGAATTTTGCTATCTATCAGTTACTTGCAGGAGGTCTTATGATAGGTGCATTCTTTATGCTTACTGATTATACTACGTCTCCTATGACAACTAAGGGCCAAGTAATATATGCAGTATTAGCAGGGGTAATAGCAACTGTAATAAGATTATATGGTGGATATCCAGAGGGTGTATCGTATTCAATATTACTAGTAAATGTTGTTACACCTCTTATTGATAAGTATGTTAAAAATAGAGTATTTGGGGAGGTGGCTAAGTAA
- a CDS encoding RnfABCDGE type electron transport complex subunit G — translation MNNIAKLGATLFAICAVAALALGFVNQVTAPIIEQRNIQANNESRQIVLADAKEFKQLDDSVFKNIEGLEDGIIAEVYEGKNGSETVGYTIKTLPKGYGGQIELIVGISKDGVIKGINIGSMSETPGLGTKAAEPGFKDQFNEKQAKELNVVKGKASSDDQVQAISGATITSKAVTSGVNAAIKVFESSLNK, via the coding sequence ATGAATAATATTGCAAAATTAGGTGCAACATTATTTGCTATATGCGCAGTAGCTGCTCTAGCTCTAGGGTTTGTAAACCAAGTAACAGCTCCAATTATAGAACAAAGAAATATACAAGCTAATAATGAATCTAGACAAATTGTTTTAGCTGATGCTAAGGAGTTCAAGCAGCTAGATGATAGTGTATTTAAAAATATTGAAGGACTAGAAGATGGGATTATTGCAGAAGTATATGAAGGTAAAAATGGATCTGAAACAGTAGGATATACTATAAAAACTTTACCAAAAGGATATGGTGGACAAATAGAATTAATTGTAGGTATATCTAAAGATGGAGTTATAAAAGGTATAAATATAGGTAGTATGTCAGAAACACCAGGGTTAGGTACAAAAGCCGCTGAACCTGGATTTAAAGATCAATTTAATGAAAAGCAAGCTAAGGAACTTAATGTAGTTAAAGGGAAAGCATCATCAGATGATCAAGTTCAAGCAATATCAGGAGCTACTATCACATCAAAAGCTGTTACAAGTGGAGTAAATGCAGCAATAAAGGTGTTTGAAAGTAGTTTAAATAAATAG
- a CDS encoding electron transport complex subunit E: MKLAKIFKNGLIDENPTFVQVIGMCPTLAVTTSAINGLGMGLSTTAVLVCSNLVISLMRKIIPDKIRIPAFVVVIATFVTIVGMLLKAYVPALDAALGLFIPLIVVNCLILARAESFASKNTPVESAVDGVGMGLGFSMALTILGAVREILGNGSLFGFSLFGASFEPVLLFILPPGAFLTLGFLLAGFNKLRSKKA, from the coding sequence ATGAAATTAGCTAAAATATTTAAGAACGGGCTAATAGATGAAAACCCAACGTTTGTGCAAGTTATAGGTATGTGTCCTACTTTAGCTGTAACTACTTCAGCTATAAATGGACTAGGTATGGGGCTTTCAACAACAGCAGTTTTAGTTTGTTCAAACTTGGTAATATCTTTAATGAGAAAAATAATACCAGATAAAATAAGAATTCCAGCCTTTGTTGTAGTAATAGCAACATTTGTTACTATTGTAGGGATGCTTTTAAAAGCCTATGTTCCTGCACTTGATGCAGCTCTTGGTTTATTCATACCATTAATAGTTGTTAACTGTTTAATATTAGCTCGTGCAGAAAGTTTTGCATCAAAAAACACACCGGTAGAATCTGCAGTAGATGGTGTAGGTATGGGTCTAGGATTTAGTATGGCTCTTACAATATTAGGGGCAGTAAGAGAAATACTTGGAAATGGTAGTTTATTTGGATTTAGTTTATTTGGAGCATCTTTTGAGCCAGTACTACTATTCATATTACCACCAGGTGCATTTTTAACACTAGGGTTCCTTTTAGCAGGGTTTAATAAGCTAAGAAGCAAAAAAGCATAA